From the Salmo trutta chromosome 30, fSalTru1.1, whole genome shotgun sequence genome, one window contains:
- the naca gene encoding nascent polypeptide-associated complex subunit alpha, muscle-specific form isoform X1: MPGEATETVPVTEQEMQQPQVETAVPSAPASLASSQKPQTASGPAKPKGKEAKGGSAPKAVPGRRKRSSMSASSASPTSSTPHSPLATSPGAAGTPSQGSRAAPKVVKVGKQRKAKKEYFKPAADLPSPAEAPAPTEAKPLPMEPKAAPAPVVATPVIVAPEPASPKPVASPVSFKVTSKPAAPAPVSFADTIASSPHRAASVMPIAKPERLPKAEVKEVIAAPALEDDDDLPPLIPPEEPVNMPVFSPPTVVGTPKPAPVEPVVAASAPVKAVAATPAPLKPPPVVATTAPPKPAPVEPVVAASTPSKPVPVKLVVATPAPLKPAPVIAVPAPPKPAPIVAAPAPVKPVVATTAPPKPVPVKPVVATTAPPKPAPVEPVVAASTPSKPVPVKLVVATPAPLKPAPVIAVPAPPKPAPIVAAPAPVKPVVATTAPPKPVPVKPVVATTAPPKPVPVKPVVATTAPPKPVPAKPVVATTAPPKPVPAKPVVATTVPPKTAPVVAVPASVKTVPVVAAPTPIEASPVVAAPVEPIVPAPAKPTLVEPIIAAPASVKAAAVVATPAPVEPVVAGPAPLKPASYAAVVAAPAPLKPVPIEPIVASPAPPKPVEVAVVPAPVSNPAPISAKPPTKPEPVIKNDKGSGTESDSDESVPDLEEHDSAQTQQAQLAAAAEIDEEPVSKAKQSRSEKKARKAMSKLGLRQVTGVTRVTIRKSKNILFVITKPDVYKSPASDTYIVFGEAKIEDLSQQAQLAAAEKFKVQGEAVSNVQENTQTPTVQEESEEEEVDETGVEVKDIELVMSQANVSRAKAVRALKNNNNDIVNAIMELTM; this comes from the exons CTGTACCCTCTGCCCCTGCAAGTCTGGCTTCCTCCCAGAAACCTCAGACTGCTTCTGGCCCTGCAAAGCCCAAAGGCAAAGAGGCCAAGGGTGGCTCTGCCCCAAAGGCTGTCCCTGGCAGAAGAAAACGCTCCTCTATGTCTGCCTCCTCTGCTTCTCCTACCTCCTCCACACCCCATTCCCCCCTAGCTACCTCACCTGGGGCTGCTGGAACTCCCAGCCAGGGCAGTCGTGCCGCCCCCAAGGTTGTGAAGGTTGGCAAACAAAGAAAGGCTAAAAAAGAGTATTTTAAGCCTGCTGCTGACCTGCCATCCCCAGCAGAGGCTCCTGCCCCCACGGAGGCCAAACCTCTTCCTATGGAGCCTAAAGCTGCTCCTGCACCGGTAGTGGCCACGCCAGTAATTGTTGCTCCAGAGCCTGCCTCTCCCAAGCCTGTGGCGTCCCCTGTGTCCTTCAAAGTGACCTCAAAGCCTGCTGCACCAGCCCCTGTGTCATTTGCTGACACTATTGCCTCTAGCCCCCATAGAGCTGCCTCTGTAATGCCCATAGCCAAGCCAGAGCGTCTGCCCAAAGCTGAGGTGAAAGAGGTCATTGCAGCACCTGCCCTGGAGGATGACGATGACCTTCCCCCTCTCATTCCACCAGAGGAGCCAGTAAATATGCCAGTCTTCTCACCCCCTACAGTAGTAGGGACTCCTAAGCCTGCTCCAGTTGAGCCCGTTGTAGCGGCATCAGCTCCTGTTAAGGCTGTTGCGGCTACACCGGCTCCCCTAAAGCCGCCTCCAGTTGTTGCTACAACAGCTCCCCCTAAGCCTGCTCCAGTTGAGCCTGTTGTAGCTGCATCAACTCCCTCTAAGCCAGTTCCAGTTAAGCTCGTTGTGGCTACACCAGCTCCCCTTAAGCCTGCTCCAGTTATAGCTGTACCAGCTCCCCCTAAGCCTGCTCCAATTGTAGCTGCGCCGGCTCCTGTTAAGCCCGTTGTGGCTACAACAGCGCCCCCTAAGCCAGTTCCAGTTAAGCCTGTTGTGGCTACAACAGCTCCCCCTAAGCCTGCTCCAGTTGAGCCTGTTGTAGCTGCATCAACTCCCTCTAAGCCAGTTCCAGTTAAGCTCGTTGTGGCTACACCTGCTCCCCTTAAGCCTGCTCCAGTTATAGCTGTACCAGCTCCCCCTAAGCCTGCTCCAATTGTAGCTGCGCCGGCTCCTGTTAAGCCCGTTGTGGCTACAACAGCGCCCCCTAAGCCAGTTCCAGTTAAGCCTGTTGTGGCTACAACAGCGCCCCCTAAGCCAGTTCCTGTTAAGCCCGTTGTGGCTACAACAGCGCCCCCTAAGCCAGTTCCTGCTAAGCCCGTTGTGGCTACAACAGCGCCCCCTAAGCCAGTTCCTGCTAAGCCCGTTGTGGCTACAACAGTGCCCCCTAAGACTGCTCCAGTTGTAGCTGTGCCCGCTTCCGTCAAGACCGTTCCCGTTGTAGCTGCACCAACTCCTATTGAGGCCTCTCCGGTTGTAGCTGCTCCTGTTGAGCCCATTGTACCAGCACCCGCTAAGCCAACTCTTGTTGAGCCCATTATAGCTGCACCAGCTTCCGTGAAGGCCGCTGCCGTTGTAGCTACCCCAGCTCCCGTTGAGCCAGTTGTAGCTGGACCTGCTCCCCTTAAGCCTGCTTCCTATGCAGCCGTGGTAGCTGCACCAGCTCCCCTTAAGCCTGTTCCCATCGAGCCTATTGTAGCTTCCCCAGCTCCCCCTAAGCCTGTTGAAGTAGCCGTTGTACCAGCACCTGTTTCAAACCCTGCCCCCATCTCTGCTAAACCCCCTACCAAACCGGAGCCTGTGATCAAGAATGACAAGG GGTCTGGCACTGAATCGGACAGTGATGAGTCTGTACCAGATCTGGAGGAACACGACTCTGCACAGACACAGCAAGCGCAG CTTGCAGCTGCTGCAGAAATAGATGAAGAACCCGTTAGCAAAGCCAAACAGAGCCGTAGTGAAAAGAAGGCACGAAAG GCAATGTCCAAGCTGGGTCTCAGGCAGGTGACGGGGGTCACCAGGGTTACCATTCGCAAGTCTAAAAATATCCTTTTCGTTATCACCAAACCAGACGTCTACAAGAGCCCTGCATCAGACACTTACATTGTCTTTGGTGAGGCTAAG ATCGAGGATCTTTCACAACAAGCCCAGCTTGCCGCGGCAGAGAAGTTCAAGGTACAGGGAGAAGCCGTGTCGAACGTCCAGGAAAACACACAGACTCCCACTGTACAAGAGGAGAGCGaagaggaagag GTTGACGAGACAGGGGTTGAGGTGAAGGACATTGAACTCGTGATGTCACAAGCCAACGTGTCGCGAGCGAAGGCTGTACGCGcccttaaaaacaacaacaatgatATTGTCAATGCTATTATG GAATTGACGATGTAG
- the naca gene encoding nascent polypeptide-associated complex subunit alpha, muscle-specific form isoform X2, which yields MPGEATETVPVTEQEMQQPQVETAVPSAPASLASSQKPQTASGPAKPKGKEAKGGSAPKAVPGRRKRSSMSASSASPTSSTPHSPLATSPGAAGTPSQGSRAAPKVVKVGKQRKAKKEYFKPAADLPSPAEAPAPTEAKPLPMEPKAAPAPVVATPVIVAPEPASPKPVASPVSFKVTSKPAAPAPVSFADTIASSPHRAASVMPIAKPERLPKAEVKEVIAAPALEDDDDLPPLIPPEEPVNMPVFSPPTVVGTPKPAPVEPVVAASAPVKAVAATPAPLKPPPVVATTAPPKPAPVEPVVAASTPSKPVPVKLVVATPAPLKPAPVIAVPAPPKPAPIVAAPAPVKPVVATTAPPKPVPVKPVVATTAPPKPVPVKPVVATTAPPKPVPAKPVVATTAPPKPVPAKPVVATTVPPKTAPVVAVPASVKTVPVVAAPTPIEASPVVAAPVEPIVPAPAKPTLVEPIIAAPASVKAAAVVATPAPVEPVVAGPAPLKPASYAAVVAAPAPLKPVPIEPIVASPAPPKPVEVAVVPAPVSNPAPISAKPPTKPEPVIKNDKGSGTESDSDESVPDLEEHDSAQTQQAQLAAAAEIDEEPVSKAKQSRSEKKARKAMSKLGLRQVTGVTRVTIRKSKNILFVITKPDVYKSPASDTYIVFGEAKIEDLSQQAQLAAAEKFKVQGEAVSNVQENTQTPTVQEESEEEEVDETGVEVKDIELVMSQANVSRAKAVRALKNNNNDIVNAIMELTM from the exons CTGTACCCTCTGCCCCTGCAAGTCTGGCTTCCTCCCAGAAACCTCAGACTGCTTCTGGCCCTGCAAAGCCCAAAGGCAAAGAGGCCAAGGGTGGCTCTGCCCCAAAGGCTGTCCCTGGCAGAAGAAAACGCTCCTCTATGTCTGCCTCCTCTGCTTCTCCTACCTCCTCCACACCCCATTCCCCCCTAGCTACCTCACCTGGGGCTGCTGGAACTCCCAGCCAGGGCAGTCGTGCCGCCCCCAAGGTTGTGAAGGTTGGCAAACAAAGAAAGGCTAAAAAAGAGTATTTTAAGCCTGCTGCTGACCTGCCATCCCCAGCAGAGGCTCCTGCCCCCACGGAGGCCAAACCTCTTCCTATGGAGCCTAAAGCTGCTCCTGCACCGGTAGTGGCCACGCCAGTAATTGTTGCTCCAGAGCCTGCCTCTCCCAAGCCTGTGGCGTCCCCTGTGTCCTTCAAAGTGACCTCAAAGCCTGCTGCACCAGCCCCTGTGTCATTTGCTGACACTATTGCCTCTAGCCCCCATAGAGCTGCCTCTGTAATGCCCATAGCCAAGCCAGAGCGTCTGCCCAAAGCTGAGGTGAAAGAGGTCATTGCAGCACCTGCCCTGGAGGATGACGATGACCTTCCCCCTCTCATTCCACCAGAGGAGCCAGTAAATATGCCAGTCTTCTCACCCCCTACAGTAGTAGGGACTCCTAAGCCTGCTCCAGTTGAGCCCGTTGTAGCGGCATCAGCTCCTGTTAAGGCTGTTGCGGCTACACCGGCTCCCCTAAAGCCGCCTCCAGTTGTTGCTACAACAGCTCCCCCTAAGCCTGCTCCAG TTGAGCCTGTTGTAGCTGCATCAACTCCCTCTAAGCCAGTTCCAGTTAAGCTCGTTGTGGCTACACCTGCTCCCCTTAAGCCTGCTCCAGTTATAGCTGTACCAGCTCCCCCTAAGCCTGCTCCAATTGTAGCTGCGCCGGCTCCTGTTAAGCCCGTTGTGGCTACAACAGCGCCCCCTAAGCCAGTTCCAGTTAAGCCTGTTGTGGCTACAACAGCGCCCCCTAAGCCAGTTCCTGTTAAGCCCGTTGTGGCTACAACAGCGCCCCCTAAGCCAGTTCCTGCTAAGCCCGTTGTGGCTACAACAGCGCCCCCTAAGCCAGTTCCTGCTAAGCCCGTTGTGGCTACAACAGTGCCCCCTAAGACTGCTCCAGTTGTAGCTGTGCCCGCTTCCGTCAAGACCGTTCCCGTTGTAGCTGCACCAACTCCTATTGAGGCCTCTCCGGTTGTAGCTGCTCCTGTTGAGCCCATTGTACCAGCACCCGCTAAGCCAACTCTTGTTGAGCCCATTATAGCTGCACCAGCTTCCGTGAAGGCCGCTGCCGTTGTAGCTACCCCAGCTCCCGTTGAGCCAGTTGTAGCTGGACCTGCTCCCCTTAAGCCTGCTTCCTATGCAGCCGTGGTAGCTGCACCAGCTCCCCTTAAGCCTGTTCCCATCGAGCCTATTGTAGCTTCCCCAGCTCCCCCTAAGCCTGTTGAAGTAGCCGTTGTACCAGCACCTGTTTCAAACCCTGCCCCCATCTCTGCTAAACCCCCTACCAAACCGGAGCCTGTGATCAAGAATGACAAGG GGTCTGGCACTGAATCGGACAGTGATGAGTCTGTACCAGATCTGGAGGAACACGACTCTGCACAGACACAGCAAGCGCAG CTTGCAGCTGCTGCAGAAATAGATGAAGAACCCGTTAGCAAAGCCAAACAGAGCCGTAGTGAAAAGAAGGCACGAAAG GCAATGTCCAAGCTGGGTCTCAGGCAGGTGACGGGGGTCACCAGGGTTACCATTCGCAAGTCTAAAAATATCCTTTTCGTTATCACCAAACCAGACGTCTACAAGAGCCCTGCATCAGACACTTACATTGTCTTTGGTGAGGCTAAG ATCGAGGATCTTTCACAACAAGCCCAGCTTGCCGCGGCAGAGAAGTTCAAGGTACAGGGAGAAGCCGTGTCGAACGTCCAGGAAAACACACAGACTCCCACTGTACAAGAGGAGAGCGaagaggaagag GTTGACGAGACAGGGGTTGAGGTGAAGGACATTGAACTCGTGATGTCACAAGCCAACGTGTCGCGAGCGAAGGCTGTACGCGcccttaaaaacaacaacaatgatATTGTCAATGCTATTATG GAATTGACGATGTAG